A region from the Micrococcus cohnii genome encodes:
- a CDS encoding pseudouridine synthase: MAASSPLPVRDGVNATRLRLPASGWATAQDYMLHRFGHVDPDGIRRRFAEGEVVAADGTALTPTTPLGVHEDLWYYRDLPDEPEMPVQHRLLHRDEHLVVIDKPHFLPTTPGGRFVQNSALVRLRRELGVDDLVPLHRLDRATAGVVMFSANPATRGAYHLLFERRSVTKVYEAVSALPTTETGPASPVLDRFPLTVRSRIRKDKGILRSVVEPIPVEASGRAAGAPVRTRRSNLSHAGANAESRIELIRTGPSPGTLAGRPVAHLRLHPRTGRTHQLRLHLAALGLGIAFDPFYPELLDPADDDLVRPLQLLARQISFTDPVTGQPRRFASDATLQEAPRPEDGGRA; encoded by the coding sequence GTGGCAGCCTCCTCTCCCCTTCCCGTGCGCGACGGCGTCAATGCGACCCGCCTGCGCCTGCCCGCCTCCGGCTGGGCCACGGCGCAGGACTACATGCTGCACCGGTTCGGGCACGTGGACCCCGACGGAATCCGCCGGCGCTTCGCCGAGGGGGAGGTCGTGGCCGCCGACGGCACCGCCCTGACCCCCACGACGCCGCTCGGGGTGCACGAGGACCTCTGGTACTACCGGGACCTGCCCGACGAGCCCGAGATGCCCGTGCAGCACCGGCTGCTGCACCGCGACGAGCACCTCGTGGTGATCGACAAGCCCCACTTCCTCCCGACGACGCCCGGCGGCCGGTTCGTGCAGAACTCTGCCCTGGTGCGCCTGCGCCGCGAGCTCGGCGTCGACGATCTCGTCCCCTTGCACCGGCTGGACCGCGCGACGGCGGGCGTCGTCATGTTCTCCGCGAACCCGGCCACGCGCGGGGCGTATCACCTGCTGTTCGAGCGGCGATCCGTCACGAAGGTGTACGAGGCGGTCTCCGCACTGCCGACGACCGAGACCGGACCGGCCTCCCCCGTGCTGGACCGCTTCCCGCTCACCGTGCGCTCGCGCATCCGCAAGGACAAGGGCATCCTGCGCTCGGTCGTCGAGCCGATCCCCGTCGAGGCCTCGGGCAGGGCCGCGGGCGCCCCCGTGCGCACGCGTCGCTCCAATCTGTCCCATGCCGGGGCGAACGCGGAGTCCCGCATCGAGCTGATCCGCACCGGCCCCTCGCCCGGGACGCTCGCCGGCCGGCCCGTCGCGCACCTGCGCCTGCATCCGCGCACCGGCCGCACGCACCAGCTGCGCCTCCACCTGGCGGCGCTGGGGCTGGGCATCGCCTTCGACCCCTTCTACCCGGAGCTGCTCGACCCTGCGGACGACGACCTGGTCCGGCCGCTGCAGCTGCTGGCCCGGCAGATCTCGTTCACGGACCCGGTGACAGGGCAGCCGCGTCGCTTCGCCTCGGACGCGACGCTGCAGGAGGCGCCCCGCCCCGAGGACGGAGGGCGGGCATGA